The following coding sequences are from one Arachis hypogaea cultivar Tifrunner chromosome 7, arahy.Tifrunner.gnm2.J5K5, whole genome shotgun sequence window:
- the LOC112703931 gene encoding uncharacterized protein, with protein sequence MRLKSVLLCCLLGLALISAVIADKSSRDDVQGYHGDGYGGGYGGGYGRSGGGGYGGGGGDSSGGGYYWGGGYSSGSGGSGGGDVGSSGGGAGGGGSKY encoded by the exons atgaggCTCAAATCAGTTCTCTTGTGTTGCCTTTTGGGATTGGCTCTCATCTCAGCTGTGATTGCTGATAAGTCATCTAGAGATGATGTACAAG GATATCATGGTGACGGCTACGGTGGAGGTTATGGTGGCGGCTACGGCAGAAGTGGAGGAGGTGGTTATGGTGGTGGCGGAGGTGACAGCAGTGGTGGAGGTTATTATTGGGGGGGTGGTTACAGTAGTGGAAGTGGAGGAAGTGGAGGAGGTGATGTAGGAAGTTCTGGTGGTGGTGCCGGTGGTGGTGGCAGCAAATATTAA